The genomic region GGAGGGCCTGATGAGCGGAGTTCTCGCAGCCGTTGACCTGGGCTCGGGTTCGGAAGCGGTGCTCGCAAGCGCCGAGGTGGTGGCGCGGGCGCTGGAGCTTCCGCTCGTGGCCATGCACGTGGTTGCCGATGGCTACCTGCGCTCGGCGCCGCGGCGCTTCGCCGATGTGTGGGAGCCGGATCTGGAACCGCTCTTCGAACGGGCCAGCGCGGCCCTGGGCCGGCTGGCGCACAAGAAGCTCGAGCGCCTCGCCCCCGAGGGGGCCGAGCTGAAGCTGCCGCACGGCAACCCCACCCAGGAGGTGGCCGCGGAGGCGCGGCACCACGCGCTGGCGGTGCTGGCCTCCGAGGGAAGCACGCCGCTCGAGCGGGTGGCCCGCGGCGGCGTCTCCCGCTACCTGATGCACCGGGGCGAGGTGCCCGTGCTCTCGGTGCGGCCCGATCGCCCTCTCGAGCGCCTGGGGCGGCTGGGCGTCGCCGTCGACGACTCCAGCGCCTCGCTGGCGGCGCTCCGCGTCGCGTCGCGGCTCGCCGAGGCGGCGGGGGGCGAGCTCGTCGCTTTTCACCTCGTCAGCGTAGGTCCCCAGAGCTGCTGCGTGCCCCAGTACCTGCCGCCCGAGGCGCTGGAGGCCGCCGACCTGGACCGCCGCGCCGAGGCGGCGCTGCGCGAGGCGCTGGACTACCAGGGGCCGCTCGTCGTCGCCCGCGGCGAGGAGATCGAAGGGCTGCTCGAGCTCTCGCACGAGCACGGCGTGGACCTGCTGGCGCTCGGCTCCAAGGCCAAGAGCAGCCACTGGACACGGCTGGGCCGCAGCGTCGTCGGTCTGCTCTACAAGGCCGACCTGCCGCTTCTTGTCGTACCCGAGGCGGCGCACCTCTAGCGCCCTGACGCAGACGTTATACTGGGTCCAGTGAGGCCCCATACGACCCCGTGGTACCTGAGCCTTTCGGCTTACTGGTTCGCCACCAGCTTCAAGTGGTTCTTGGTGCTGCTGGTGCTGCTACCGGCACGGGTGGCCGAGCTGGTGGACCCGGCCGAGAAGGCCACGCGGCTGGGCTGGCTGTTCGCCGTGGGCGCGGTCATGGCCTTCGTGGGCCCTCCTGTCTTCGGCTTCCTTTCCGATCGCTTTCCCTCCCGTTGGGGCCGCCGCATGCCCTACCTGGGCGCGGGGGCGCTGCTCACCGCGGTGGCGCTGGTATGGATGGCCTACGCCCCCAGCTACTGGAGCCTCTTCGCCGCCTACATCGTCTTGCAGCTGGCCGACGACCTGGCCACAGGGCCGTACTCGGCGCTGATCCCCGACCTGGTGCCCCACCAGCACCGCGGCACCGCGTCGGGGTGGATGGGGGCGCTGCAGGTGTCGGCGCAGATCGCCGCCGGGGTGGTGGGTTTTACGATCGCGCACCTGCCCC from Oceanithermus desulfurans harbors:
- a CDS encoding universal stress protein, whose product is MSGVLAAVDLGSGSEAVLASAEVVARALELPLVAMHVVADGYLRSAPRRFADVWEPDLEPLFERASAALGRLAHKKLERLAPEGAELKLPHGNPTQEVAAEARHHALAVLASEGSTPLERVARGGVSRYLMHRGEVPVLSVRPDRPLERLGRLGVAVDDSSASLAALRVASRLAEAAGGELVAFHLVSVGPQSCCVPQYLPPEALEAADLDRRAEAALREALDYQGPLVVARGEEIEGLLELSHEHGVDLLALGSKAKSSHWTRLGRSVVGLLYKADLPLLVVPEAAHL